A window of Oryza glaberrima chromosome 2, OglaRS2, whole genome shotgun sequence genomic DNA:
AAAGGGGAGGCgcatttgttgttgttgttgttggttcCATGGCGTAGGCCCATCGCGATCTACTAGTGTTTTTTtgcctctctcccccctccacgccttcacccccacccccaccactccccccccccccccccccccctccgcctccgccctccgccgccgccgccatggaagCCCCGGGCTCCCCCTACGCCTCCTCTCCGGAGTCCGCCCCCAAGCGCGCCCCCCGCTcctcgcccccgcccccgcagCAGCAGGCCTCCTCCGAAGGTAACCCGCTCGCGCCTCCCATCCCCCCATCTCACTCTCGATATCGATCTCTCTCAACGTGGTGCGCGCGTACGTGCGCCCTCGCGCGCGGTTTGGTCTGGATCCGCGAGATCCAGGCCTCCGTGTTCCGCTCTGAGATCGAGATCTGCAACCACGGGCGGCAAATATGGTGGTCACATGGATAACACTAGGCCGCTGCTGATTTGGGCGTGTTCTGCGTTTGTGTGCGCTTGTGCAATGGAGAGGGGAGATGCAACGATCAGTTGTTTCAGTGGTAGTTGATTTCATGTTCATCTTGTCCGCTGGGTGATTTGGCACCGGTTGATGTTGACGATGAGTTCATCCGATGCGTTTCTGTGTATGCATCACAAGTTTATTAACATGTCCAAGCGCGGTTAGTAACAGCTGCATGTGTGATCATATACAATGAGCTTACACATAAGAGTTGCAATTTGATGAGTACCATCATTTAATTGTAGAGTTGAGTTGACCACATGAGACGTATATCGATATGCATCGCTATCTGTACTCTTACTAGCGATGACTTGCTGGATGATGCCATGGTTGGGTCTGTCACTCTGTTGATGTTCAGGGTTTTCTACTTTTCGCAGTGGAACCGACACGTAGATATAATAAGTATTCTAGGAATTCAACCCTACATCTTGATTGTCTATCCCACAGTAGTCTGAACACACCCAGCCATTTACTTAACATTGTGATAACTGATATTGGATGTTGTTTCACTTTGTTGGTTGTTGgcctgtaaatatattttttcggGGAAATTGCAATTGGGGAACAAGAGGATGCTTAAAGGAAATGCGAAGTCATGCACACTCTATTTAGCAAGCACATCTCACCTTTCTGGCATATGCCAATCATTAATCTTGTCCATTATGGTTTCCTCGGGTCTTTGGTTGACACACTTATTGCCTTTAAAGTGTTTTCATTATATGTTGGTTGTTCTAATGGTTCATTAGTTacatcaaaatataagaaatataaaGTTCTCCTGATCCACCTTGAGTGGAAAGGTATTTAATCAGTCCTGTCAATTGCTGCTTTCACTCTGTTCGTAGCATATTCCTACCATTATGCTTGTTGCTAATTCATGTTTTTTAACTTGTTATATGTTCAAGGAGAATATGATAGACCATGCCAAAATATAATTCGGTCATAATGTGAATGACCCTCTTGTTATTGTTCCCAACAAGCATACATGACACAACTGTATATACCAAACTTCTAAACTACACTGACTGAAAACCAAAATTCAGTCAGTAGTGGTTCTACAGAACATGTATAGTTAAGTGCCCCAGTTGGACCATTAGCTGTTTTTACTATGCATCATGGACCACTTTTGTTGcttgagttaaaaaaaaacaattttgtgCCTAAACAAATAATGGCATGCACAGTTTTTGGCCCTCTCCTTTATTGCTTGTAATTCTGAATTTCCAAGTGATCATTCTCCACAGATGACAAGGAGAAGCCAACCCATCTGAGGTTTCTGGTATCAAACACGGCAGCAGGATGCATTATTGGCAAGGGTGGATCAACCATTAATGAATTTCAGTCCCAGTCTGGGGCTCGTATTCAGCTATCGCGTAGCCATGAGTTCTTCCCTGGTACAAATGACAGAATTATCATGGTTTCTGGTCTGTTTGATGAAGTAATAAAGGCCATGGAGCTGATTCTCGAGAAGCTTTTAGCTGAGGTAAACTATTTTATTCCGCAAATAGTTGTATCATAGGGCCATGTTACTTTATTTGATGATTGGTATTCTATGGTTACTTTCCCAGGGGGAAGAAAGCAATGAAGCTGAAGCTAGACCTAAAGTTAGACTTGTAGTTCCTAACAGTTCTTGTGGTGGAATCATTGGTAAAGGAGGGTCAACAATCAAGTATGTACCATTGATAAATTTGTTTCTGGTTtctgaaatcttatttttattcTTATTCCCATTGCGCTTCTTCATTTTCTTAGTTGGTTATAATGTATGTATACCATGAAGCGTGTCTGAACCGAATGAGGAAATGCATGGTTATTTTCCTAATGCACTCATCTTTGACTTAACTGCACCCAAGTTATTGCATGCTCTCTTGTCAATTGTACGCAAGCAGTATTTGTTGTTTCATTTGTATTGTTTTGTGTTGGTTTATGTTTCTTTGAATGTGAGTTGACATGCTTGTTTTCTCATCAGGTCATTCATTGAAGACTCACATGCTGGAATCAAGATTTCACCACAGGATAACAATTTTGTTGGTTTGCATGATAGACTCGTTACTGTCACAGGACCCTTGGACCATCAGATGCGTgcaatatatttgatattaagCAAGTTATCGGAGGACGTTCACTACCCACCTAATCTGAGTTCCCCATTTCCATATGCAGGTAAACAAATTTCAATATTTGATTTGGTGTCAAACGGCTACTTTTCTTATTATGGGGTGCCTTAATTCTCGGACTGCATTTCTTTTCTGGAATTCATATGCTGCATTGTATAGGTCACAAATGAACATGCTTGGTCACTCGTACCATTTGGCAGCCATGAGCTTTCTGCATGAATTTTTATTCAGCTACTGCACGATTGTTCTCTTTCCGTTTCAGTGATCATGTTGAATGCGTTCACATGCTATGTCCATTCAGTTACTGCATGATCATTTTATCTGAAttcctcttcttttgttttcagGCCTTGGTTTCCCTAGTTACCCTGGTGTTCCTGTTGGGTATATGATCCCACAGGTGCCGTATAATAATGCTGTGAACTATGGACCTAATGGGTATGGAGGAAGGTACCAAAACAACAAGGTTAGTGATTGCTGCTGCTTTACTCTTGTCTTGTATATCACTAAAGCAAACCTTTTGAATTCAATATCAGCATTTTTATGCACATGTTGGTATGAGCTAACATGTGTTCAATTTTGTTATGCACTAGATTAAGGTTATGTTCAAGGTGATTTGCATTAGATGTTCTATAATAGAAATACTATTTTCTGGTTGTGGTTTTGTACTTTTGTCATACATCACTATAGGCATCTAGAATTTCTGCTTCAAACCAACCTTAACAATAGTAAGACTCATTGGATGAGATGTCTGAATTACTAATTGTGGTTTATTTGAGTGACATATTCCATCCATTTGTTCATCCATAGTATGCATTAGTACATGTTAGTGCAAagcataagacagcttttaacGAATTGAAGTATTATTACCTAT
This region includes:
- the LOC127764169 gene encoding protein BTR1 gives rise to the protein MEAPGSPYASSPESAPKRAPRSSPPPPQQQASSEDDKEKPTHLRFLVSNTAAGCIIGKGGSTINEFQSQSGARIQLSRSHEFFPGTNDRIIMVSGLFDEVIKAMELILEKLLAEGEESNEAEARPKVRLVVPNSSCGGIIGKGGSTIKSFIEDSHAGIKISPQDNNFVGLHDRLVTVTGPLDHQMRAIYLILSKLSEDVHYPPNLSSPFPYAGLGFPSYPGVPVGYMIPQVPYNNAVNYGPNGYGGRYQNNKPSTPMRSPANNDAQDSLTIGIADEHIGAVVGRAGRNITEIIQASGARIKISDRGDFIAGTSERKVTITGTSEAIQAAESMIMQRVTASSER